The following is a genomic window from Acidimicrobiales bacterium.
CGCTGGTCGGGGCGATGGTGGCCGGCGAGGCGTCCGGGCGGGTGGTGACGAGGGGGACGACCCACGTGAGCGTGGCCGACGCCGAGGGGAACGTCGCCGCCATGACGACCTCGAACGGGGAGGGCAGCGGCTACGTCGTCCCCGGCACCGGGATCCTGCTGAACAACATGCTCGGCGAGGACGACCTGCACCCCGAGGGGTTCCACCTCGACCCGCCCGGCCACCGGCTCGGGTCGATGATGGCGCCGTCGGTCGTGCTCGGGCCGGACGGCTCGCCCGTCCTCGCCCTCGGCAGCGGCGGCAGCAAGCGCATCCGCACGGCCGTGTTCCAGGTCGTGCTGTCCGTCGTCGCCCTCGGCCTCGACGTGGCCGAGGCCGTCGCCGCCCCCCGGCTGCACTGGGACGGCACCGCGGTCCAGGCCGAGCCGGGGTGGCCGGCGGCCGCCATCGCCGCCCTGCGGGCCCGGTGGCCGGTCAACGAGTGGGACGGGCCGAACATGTACTTCGGCGGCGTGCACTCGGTGGTGCCGGGAGGGTCGGCGGCCGCCGACACCCGGCGGGGCGGCGCCACGGCCGCCACCGGGGACCGGCCCTAGATTCGGCGCCGATGGCCAGCCTCGCCGAGCTCGCCCGGCAGACGACCGACCTGGAGCCGGGGGAGGTCGCCCACCTCCAGCGCCTGGTCGCCTCCTGGGGCCTGGTCGCCGACTTCTGCTTCGCCGACCTGCTCCTCCTCGCCCCGGTGCGGGACACGGCCCACAGCCGCTACGTCGTCCTCGGCCAGGTGCGCCCGACCACGAGCCAGACGCTCTACCGGGACGACTGGGTCGGCCGGTTGGTCGACGAGGTCGAGCGGCCGCTGCTGGCGAGGGCCTTCCGCCTGGCCGAGATCATCGAGGGCGACATGACCGTCCCCGAGATCCGCGAGGTCGTCAGGGTCCAGTGCATCCCGGTGAAGTGGCGGGGCCGGCTGCTCGCCGTGCTCACCAGGGAGTCGGCCCCGATCATGGTCCGCCAGCACGGCGACCTGGAGCGGGCCTACGTCGAGATCTACAACCGCCTGGCCCGCATGATCGTGTCCGGCGAGTTCCCGTTCTCGACCGAGGACGCGGTCAGCGAGGTCACCCCCAGGGTGGGCGACGGCGTGCTCGTGCTCGACGAGACGGCCAGGGTCGCCTACGCCTCGCCCAACGCCGTGTCGGCCCTGCACCGCATGGGCGTGCACGCCAACACGGAGGGCATGCGCCTCGGCGAGGTCGGCCTCGACGAGGCACCGGTGCGGGAGGCGTTCGCCATCGCCGCGCCGGTCACCGCCGAGCTGGAGCCGGGCAACGACGTCACCGTCGTCGTCCGCTGCGTCCCCCTGCTCGAGCACGGGACGGTCACCGGCGGGGTCGTGCTCATGCGCGACATCTCCGAGCTGCGGCGCCGGGACCGGATGCTGCTGTCGAAGGACGCCACCATCCGCGAGATCCACCACCGGGTGAAGAACAACCTCCAGACGGTGTCGGCCCTGCTGCGGCTCCAGGCCAGGCGGCTGGCGTCGCCCGAGGCCAAGGCGGCGGTCGACGAGTCCGTGCGCCGCATCCGGTCGATCGCGCTGGTGCACGACATCCTGTCGAGGGAGCCGGGGGAGGACGTGCCCTTCGTCGAGATCGTGCGGCCGCTCGTGCGCATCGTCGAGGAGGGCCTGCTGTCGCCCGAGCGGCCGGTGCTGATCTCGGTCGAGGGCGACGCCGGCCACCTGCCGTCCACCATCGCCACCCCGCTCGCCGTCGTGCTCACCGAGCTGCTCCAGAACGCCGTCGAGCACGGGTTCCCCGAGGACGCCGGGCCGGTGCTGGCCGGCCACGTCACCGTCCACCTCGAGCGGTTCGGCGACGACCTGCGGGTGCGGGTGGTGGACGACGGCGCCGGGCTGCCCGAGGGGTTCTCGCTCGAGGGGTCCACCGGGCTCGGGCTGTCGATCGTCCGCACGCTCGTGACGACCGAGCTGGCCGGCGAGATCACGATGGACGGCGGCGACCTCGGCGGGACCGTGGTCCAGCTGCAGGTGCCGGTGCGGGGCCTCGCCTGATCAGGACGCCCGGCGCTGGGCCAGGCGGGCCTTGCGGCGGATGGCCCGCCGCTCCTCCTCGGAGGTGCCGCCCCACACGCCGCAGTCCTGGTGGGTGGTGAGGGCGAAGTCGAGGCACTCGGTCTGCACCACGCAGGCCCGGCACACGGCCTTCGCCGTCTCGATCTGCTCGATGGCGGGGCCCGTCGTCCCGACGGGGAAGAACAGGGAGGGGTCGGTGTCCCGGCAGGCCGCCTGGTCGCGCCAGTCGTCCCGTTCGGCCGCCATGGCCAGGAGATGACTGGAGCTCAGTGCCACGGAGCCTCCACGGAGTTCGTGACTGCGTTCACAAGGGAGGAGAAAGAACAGCGCACCCGAAGGGTTCGGTCAGGGTACCGGGGATCGCTCACTTCTGCAAGCATTCGTTCGGGCGCCGTCCCCGGCCGGTCGCCGCCGCAGGCGTATCGTCTGGGGATCGCCAGGGAGCCAGACGACGACGGACGACCCGACGAGGTGACCGGTCCGATGCAGGCGCTCGACGAGACCCGGCTGCTGCTCCAGGCCTTCGAGGTGCTGAGCGGCGACAGCCGCATCGCCTACCTCAGCACGCCGATCACGTCCGGCCGGCGGGAGCTCGCCCTCCTCCGCCGGCTGGGCTGCACCCTGCCCGAGCTGCGCCGCGACCACGCGGCCACGTGGCGCCGGGAGGTGATCGAGCCGAACGAGGAGGACGCCGACCGGCACGCCGAGATCGCGAGGAAGCGGTTGGCGCCCGAGCTCGTGGCCAACCCGGCCCGCCTGCGTCACGGGGCCTGGACCCAGGACCAGTACAACGCGTTCTGGACGGCCCTCCTCGAGGAGCGGGCCGACCGGGTCGTGCTCGCGCCGGACTGGATGTACAGCCGGGGCGCCCGCATCGAGGTCGGCGCGGCCGTCCGCCTCGGCATCCCTCTCGAGGACCTGCTCGGCTCGCCGGTCACCCCGGCCGCCGTGGCCGAGGCCGACCGGGCGGTGCGGGCCGAGCTGGCCGCCGACGGCTGGCCGGCGGCCTGGCTCGACCACTACCTGACCGCCCTGCCGTCCCCGCCCGACGGTGCCCCGCCGGTGCCGGGCGAGGACTACGACGTCGAGCGCAGCGCGGCCGCCGCCCTCCGGTGGCTGGTCGGCGAGCGGGCCTACCAGGTGCGCAAGTTCGGCACCGCCACCGACGACGCCCACACCGCCGAGGGCCTCGGCGACGACGGCTGGTGGTGGCGCCAGCTGACCACCTACTTCCACCGGGCCCGCGTGCTCACCCTCGCCAACCCCCTCGGCCGCCAGGCGCTCGCCAAGTTCACGGCCACGGCGGTCGGCCTGCTGGAGAGCGTCGTCCGGGTGCACGGCGAGCTGCCGCCCCCCGGCGTCCCGAGCGGCGACGTCGGCGGGGGCGACGGAGGAGGCCGCTCCCCGCGGCCATGAGCGGCGACGACCTCGACGTCATCCTCCGCAGCTACGACGAGGTCCTCGACGCCACCAAGCACCAGGACGACAAGGTCGGGCGGTTCCTGACGGCGATCGCCTTCCTGACCACGGGGGCCATCTCGTTCGCCACCGGGCCCGAGGTGCTCGACACCCGCTACGACCTCGACGGCGCCGTGCACCTGCCGGCCGTGTTCCTCGTCGCCTTCTTCCTCCTGTCGCTGCTGACCGTCCTGCTCCTCGTGCTCGCCCTCGGGCCCAACGTGAGCCTGCCCCGCCGGTGGGCCGGCGCCGGGTCGCCGTCGTCGCGCCTGTTCTTCCTGTCGATCAGCGCCGACGCGCCGGCGGCCTGGGACGCCCGGTGGAGGGGCCGGGCCGGGGAGGAGCGGGCCGACCTGTACGCGTCGCTGCCGAGCGAGATCCACAACATCGCCACCAAGACCGACTTCAAGTACGGCCGCACGAGCGAGGCGAGGGCGGCGTTCACGATGGCCCTCGTGGCGCTGGCGCTCGCCCTCACCCTGGGGCTCGTCGCCTCGATCGGCGACCCGACCGGTGCCGCGCTCGCCTGGTCGGCCCGCCCGAGGGGCCTGGCCGCCGGCATCCTCGCCGCCTCCGCCCTGCTGCTCGGCTACGACTGGATCCGCCTCGACCAGTCCATCGACGCCCGGCTCTCGCCCGTCCTCTGGCCCCAGACCAGGAGCCTCTACTGGTTCGCCCTGGCCGCCGCCGCCTTCACGGGCACGGTCGTCGCCCTGCCCCTCGACGGGCCGGCCGGTGCGGCCGTGGCGGTCGGCACGGGGCTCGTCGCCCTCCAGGCCCTGTTCCGGCGCTACCGCCACGCCCCGCCCCAGGTCGGCATCGCCGCCGTCGGGGCCGTCGTCGTGGCGGCCGGGGCGGTCGCCGCCTGGTCGTCCCGGCACGACCTCGGGCTGGCCGTCGGGTTCGTCGCCGTCGGGTTGCTGGAGCTGCCGAGGGTGCTGATCTCGACGTCGTCCTGGCGGCGGCGCCAGCGCCGCTACCGGGAGGCGACCGAGGTGGTCGAGGTCTTGCTCCGGCGGGGCGTCGACGGGGCCGTGGCGGTGGCGACCGCGCAGGTCGCCGGCCGGCGGGCCGAGGAGGCGGACCACCTGGAGCGGGTGCTGGCCCGGCAGGAGGACCGGTCGGTGGCCGGGGCCGTCCTGCGGGCCCGCCTGGCCCTCGTCGACCGGGACGTGACCCCTGCGCAGGCCCGCGCCGTCGTGCAGCGGTCCCTGGCCCTGCTCTCGGTCACCCACGACGTGCCGGGCGAGGTGTGGGCGGCGGCCGGCGTGCCCGCCGAGCTGCTGGCGCCATGACCCTCGTTATCGCCCACCGGGGGGCGTCGGCGGCCCACCGGGAGAACACCGTCGAGGCGTTCGTCGCCGCCCGGGAGCTCGGGGCCGACTGGGTGGAGCTCGACGTCCACCTGCTGGCCGACGGCGCGCTCGGCGTCCACCACGACCCGCTGCTCGGCGACGGCCGGGCGCTGGCCGACCTGGCCGCCGCCGACCTGCCGGCCCACGTGCCGCTGCTGCCGGCGGCCCTCGACGCCTGCACCGGCATGGGGGTGAACGTCGAGGTGAAGGGCCACGCCCGCACGGCGGCGGCCGTCCTCGCCGTGCTGGACGAGCGGGGCGGGCGGGACGAGGTGCTCGTGTCGTCGTTCGACTGGGCGGCCGTCGACGCCGTGCGGGCGGCCGCGCCCGGCGTGCCGACCGCGCTGCTGGCGTTCCTCCTCGACGACCCGGCCCGGTTGGTGGCGGCCGCCGCCCGGCGGGGCTGCGCCGCCGTGCACCCGCACGCGGGGATGGCCGACCCCGGCCTGGTCGCCGCCGCCCACGACGCGGGGCTGGCCGTCAACGTCTGGACGGTCGACGACCCGGTGCGCATGGCCGAGCTCGTCGCCGCCGGGGTCGACGGCATCGTCACCAACGTGCCCGACGTGGCCCGGCAGGTGGTGGACGCCGCTCAACTCTGAGCGGCCGCGTCCGACGCGGCTCCCATGAGCACCGCCGTCCGTCGTCGCGCCCTGGTCGCCGCCGCCGTCCTCGCCGCCTCGGCCGGGATCGCCCTCCCCGCCCCGCCGGCCGGCGCGGCCGCCTCCTGCTCGTTCGACCTCGCCACCGGGACGATGACCGTCTCGCTGCCCGAGGCCCTCGACGTGGTGCCGATCTTCACCCAGGCCAACGGCGACCTGTCCTTCGACTTCCGGCTGTGCTCCGACGGCGCCACCCCGGCGACCGTCACCAACACCGACCTCATCGTCGCCACCGGCGGCGACGGCCGCCAGGAGCTGACGATCGACATCGCCGACGGCCCCCTCGGCCCGGGCGCCACCGACGAGCCCGGCGACAGCGACGAGATCGAGGTGCAGGTGGACCTCGGCCCCGGCGTCGACGACCGGGTCATCATCTACGGCAGCTACGACAACGAGCACTTCACGGCGTCCGACGCCGGCCTGAACCTGAACGCCGACGAGGCCGACGGCGCCGACGTCGACATCACGATGGCCGGCGTCGAGATCCTCGACGTGTTCGCCTCCCGGGGCGACGACGTGATCGACGCCACCGGCTACCCGCAGGCCGTCAACATCTACGCTCAGGCCGGCTTCGACACGATCTACGGCGGCCTCGGCGGCCCGGCCGTCGGCCTGTCCAAGCTCGACGGCGGCACCGAGGACGACGTGATCCACGGCGGGCCGGGCGCCGACGACATCAACGGCTTCTACGGCACCGACGTCTGCAACGGCAACGGCGGCGACGACATGTTCGAGACCGGCGCCAACGCCGACGGCCGCGACACCCTGCGGGGCGGCGACGGGCACGACATCGTCACCTACCTGCCCCGCACGCTCGGCGTGACCGTCACCCTCGACGGCCGGGCCAACGACGGCGAGGCCGGCGAGAAGGACAACGTCGGCGGCGACATCGAGGACGTCACCGGGTCGAAGGGCAACGACCGCCTCACCGGCAACGGCAAGGCCAACGAGCTGCGCGGCCTCGACGGCAACGACACGCTGAACGGCGGCAAGGGGAACGACCGCCTGGAGGGCGACGAGGGCGACGACGACCTGACCGGCGGGGCCGGGGTCGACGAGCTCTACGGCCACCAGGACACCGACGCGCTCCACGCCCTCGACGGCAGGGCCGACCTGGCCGACGGCGGCACCGGCACCGACACCTGCGACTGCGACCCGAACGACATCCGCCGAAACCTGCCCTAGCGGGCCGGCCCGGCGCTCCCTCCTAGGGGAGGACCAGGTCGAGCACCTCGGGCACGTGGCGGACGCGGAGGTGGGTGGTGTCGCCGAGGTGGTCGCCGTCCACCTGGTAGGGGAACGGCCCGTGGCCGGTCACCTCGAAGGAGGCCACGTCGGTGCGGTAGTCGACCCAGCGTGAGGTGCGGATGCGGTCGCCCGAGCCGAGCAGCGAGGCGATCAGCCCGAGCATCCGCGTGAAGCGCATGGTGCGGATGGCGACGACGGCGAGGCCGCGGTCGAGGGTGGCCTCGGGGGCCAGGTTCAGCGGCCGGTTCCCCAGGTACGTGTACGGGTTGGTGTTGCAGCAGATGGCCAGGTAGGCGTCGTCGACCACCGTGCCGTCCGCGTGGTGGACGGCGAGCCGGGGCCGGCTCCGGTCGTAGTGGCGGAACCAGGTCGTGAACCCGGCCCACACGAACAGCGGGTGGCCGGCGTAGCGCTTGAGCGACGCCCGCCGCTCGACCTGGGCGACGACGGCGGCGTCGAAGCCGAGGCCGGTGTGGAACAGGAAGTAGCGCCCGTTCACCGAACCGAGCCCGACGCGGCGGACCCGGCCCCTGGCCAGGCCGTCGAGCAGCGCCCCGGTGGCCTCGATCGGGTCGTTGGGCAGGCCGATGGTGCGGGCGAACACGTTCGTCGACCCGCCGGGCAGGGCGGCCAGCGCCGTCGCCGTGCCGGCCAGCCCGTTGGCGGCCTCGTTCACGGTGCCGTCGCCCCCGAGGACGACGACCACGTCGGTGCCGGCGGCCGCCGACCCCTGGGCCAGCCGGGCGGCGTGGCCGCGCCGGCTGGTCTCGGCCACGGTGACCTCGTGGTCGGCCGAGAGCGCCTTCTGGATGACCACCCGGCTCCTGGCCGTGACCGACGACGCGGAGGCGTTGACCAGGAGCAGGAGCTTCACGGTGGGCCGGACCGTACCGGATTTGGCCGGTCTCCCGGCCGGTGCCACGATTCCCCGCCATGAACGTCGTCGTCTGCGTCAAGCAGATCCCGGACCCGGCCGACCCGGGCGCCCTGGACCCCCAGGACCACACCCTGAAGCGGGATCGCAAGCTGATCATCGACGAGTCCGACAGCTACGGCGTCGAGATGGGCCTCCAGCTGGTCGACGCGGCCGGCGGCGGCGAGGTGACCCTCGTGTCCATGGCCCCCAACAACGAGGTCGGCGGGATCCGCACCGGCCTCGCCATGGGCGCCGCCCGGGCCATCCTGGTGAGCGACCCGGCCCTCGCCGGCTCGGGCGCCCTCGAGACGGCCAAGGTGCTGGCCGCCTGCGTGCGCCGGGTCGAGGACGCCGACCTCGTGATCACCGCCACCGAGTCCACCGACGGCTACACGGGCACCCTGCCCGAGCAGCTCGCCGCCCTGCTCGACCTGCCGTCGGTGACCTTCGCCAAGCACGTCGAGGTGGGCGACGGCGTCGTCCACGTCCGCCGGCAGACCGAGGCCGGCTACGACGAGGTCGAGTGCCCGCTGCCCGCCGTCGTGTCGGTGACGGCCGGCGTGGTCGAGCCCCGCTACCCGTCGTTCAAGGGGATCATGGCGGCGAAGAACAAGCCGGTCGACCAGCTGACCGTCGCCGACCTCGGCCTCGACGCCGGCCAGGTCGGGTGGGCCGGCGCCCGCCAGGAGATCGTCGAGGTGGCCCCGGCCGAGGCCAGGGAGGCCGGCGAGGTCGTCGAGGACGACGGCGAGGGCCACGTGAAGATCGTCCAGTTCCTCGAGAGCCTGAAGGTGCTGTGAGATGAGCCTGTCCCGCGTGTGGGTGTTCGCCGAGGCGGTGGAGGGCAAGGTCCACGCCACCACCCTCGAGATGCTGTCCGAGGCCAGGCGGCTGGCCGGCACCGTCGAGGCGTTCTTCGGCGGGGGCGACGCCGACGCCGTCGCCGGCGTGCTCGGCGCCCACGGCGCCTCCCGCGTCTACACCACCGGCGACCTCGGCGGCGCGCTGATGGGCGTGCCGGTGGCGGCGGCGATGGCCGCGCGGGTGCAGGCGGGCGAGGCGCCCGACCTGATCATGTTCGCCACCACCTACGACGGCCGCGACGTGGCCGGCCGGCTGTCGGTCGCCCTCGACCGCCCGGTCGTCACCAACAACACCGGCATCGAGGTCGACGGCGACCAGGTCGTCGTCTCCGAGCCGATCTTCGGCGGCAACACGATCGTGCGCACCGCGTTCCGGTGCGAGCCGCCCCACCTCGCCACGTTCCGGCCGAAGTCCTTCGCGGCCGAGGAGTCGGGCGGGGGGCCGGCCGAGGTCGTCACCGTCGAGGTGCCCGACACCGGCCGGGCCGGCGGGGCGCGGGTGAAGGACCGCCACATCGAGGAGGCGAGCGGGCCCCGCCTGGACGAGGCCGCCGTCGTCGTCTCCGGCGGGCGGGGCCTCGGCGACCCGTCGAAGTACGACATGGTCGAGACCCTGGCCCGGCTGCTGAAGGGCGCGCCGGGCGCGTCGCGGGCCATCGTCGACGCCGGCTGGGTGCCCTACGCCTACCAGGTGGGCCAGACCGGCAAGGTGGTGAAGCCGAACGTCTACATCGCCGTCGGCATCTCCGGCGCCACCCAGCACATGGTCGGCATGAAGGGGTCCAAGCACATCGTCGCCATCAACAAGGACCCCGAGGCGCCCATCTTCTCGATCAGCGACCTCGGCATCGTCGGCGACGTGCACAAGGTCGTCCCGAAGCTGATCGAGGCCATCCAGGCCCGCCAGTAGCGGCGCGGTCGGCGTGCCCGCCCTCGCCGGCCGGCGCTCGTGGCGCAACTGGGCCGGCAACCAGTCGTGCTCGCCGGCCGAGATCGCCCACCCGGCGGCCGAGGACGAGCTCGTCGGCCTCGTGCTGGCCGCGGCCGACGCCGACCGGC
Proteins encoded in this region:
- a CDS encoding calcium-binding protein: MSTAVRRRALVAAAVLAASAGIALPAPPAGAAASCSFDLATGTMTVSLPEALDVVPIFTQANGDLSFDFRLCSDGATPATVTNTDLIVATGGDGRQELTIDIADGPLGPGATDEPGDSDEIEVQVDLGPGVDDRVIIYGSYDNEHFTASDAGLNLNADEADGADVDITMAGVEILDVFASRGDDVIDATGYPQAVNIYAQAGFDTIYGGLGGPAVGLSKLDGGTEDDVIHGGPGADDINGFYGTDVCNGNGGDDMFETGANADGRDTLRGGDGHDIVTYLPRTLGVTVTLDGRANDGEAGEKDNVGGDIEDVTGSKGNDRLTGNGKANELRGLDGNDTLNGGKGNDRLEGDEGDDDLTGGAGVDELYGHQDTDALHALDGRADLADGGTGTDTCDCDPNDIRRNLP
- a CDS encoding electron transfer flavoprotein subunit alpha/FixB family protein, with the protein product MSLSRVWVFAEAVEGKVHATTLEMLSEARRLAGTVEAFFGGGDADAVAGVLGAHGASRVYTTGDLGGALMGVPVAAAMAARVQAGEAPDLIMFATTYDGRDVAGRLSVALDRPVVTNNTGIEVDGDQVVVSEPIFGGNTIVRTAFRCEPPHLATFRPKSFAAEESGGGPAEVVTVEVPDTGRAGGARVKDRHIEEASGPRLDEAAVVVSGGRGLGDPSKYDMVETLARLLKGAPGASRAIVDAGWVPYAYQVGQTGKVVKPNVYIAVGISGATQHMVGMKGSKHIVAINKDPEAPIFSISDLGIVGDVHKVVPKLIEAIQARQ
- a CDS encoding electron transfer flavoprotein subunit beta/FixA family protein; protein product: MNVVVCVKQIPDPADPGALDPQDHTLKRDRKLIIDESDSYGVEMGLQLVDAAGGGEVTLVSMAPNNEVGGIRTGLAMGAARAILVSDPALAGSGALETAKVLAACVRRVEDADLVITATESTDGYTGTLPEQLAALLDLPSVTFAKHVEVGDGVVHVRRQTEAGYDEVECPLPAVVSVTAGVVEPRYPSFKGIMAAKNKPVDQLTVADLGLDAGQVGWAGARQEIVEVAPAEAREAGEVVEDDGEGHVKIVQFLESLKVL
- a CDS encoding WhiB family transcriptional regulator yields the protein MAAERDDWRDQAACRDTDPSLFFPVGTTGPAIEQIETAKAVCRACVVQTECLDFALTTHQDCGVWGGTSEEERRAIRRKARLAQRRAS
- a CDS encoding gamma-glutamyltransferase; this encodes LVGAMVAGEASGRVVTRGTTHVSVADAEGNVAAMTTSNGEGSGYVVPGTGILLNNMLGEDDLHPEGFHLDPPGHRLGSMMAPSVVLGPDGSPVLALGSGGSKRIRTAVFQVVLSVVALGLDVAEAVAAPRLHWDGTAVQAEPGWPAAAIAALRARWPVNEWDGPNMYFGGVHSVVPGGSAAADTRRGGATAATGDRP
- a CDS encoding histidine kinase N-terminal domain-containing protein; its protein translation is MASLAELARQTTDLEPGEVAHLQRLVASWGLVADFCFADLLLLAPVRDTAHSRYVVLGQVRPTTSQTLYRDDWVGRLVDEVERPLLARAFRLAEIIEGDMTVPEIREVVRVQCIPVKWRGRLLAVLTRESAPIMVRQHGDLERAYVEIYNRLARMIVSGEFPFSTEDAVSEVTPRVGDGVLVLDETARVAYASPNAVSALHRMGVHANTEGMRLGEVGLDEAPVREAFAIAAPVTAELEPGNDVTVVVRCVPLLEHGTVTGGVVLMRDISELRRRDRMLLSKDATIREIHHRVKNNLQTVSALLRLQARRLASPEAKAAVDESVRRIRSIALVHDILSREPGEDVPFVEIVRPLVRIVEEGLLSPERPVLISVEGDAGHLPSTIATPLAVVLTELLQNAVEHGFPEDAGPVLAGHVTVHLERFGDDLRVRVVDDGAGLPEGFSLEGSTGLGLSIVRTLVTTELAGEITMDGGDLGGTVVQLQVPVRGLA
- a CDS encoding diacylglycerol kinase family protein — encoded protein: MKLLLLVNASASSVTARSRVVIQKALSADHEVTVAETSRRGHAARLAQGSAAAGTDVVVVLGGDGTVNEAANGLAGTATALAALPGGSTNVFARTIGLPNDPIEATGALLDGLARGRVRRVGLGSVNGRYFLFHTGLGFDAAVVAQVERRASLKRYAGHPLFVWAGFTTWFRHYDRSRPRLAVHHADGTVVDDAYLAICCNTNPYTYLGNRPLNLAPEATLDRGLAVVAIRTMRFTRMLGLIASLLGSGDRIRTSRWVDYRTDVASFEVTGHGPFPYQVDGDHLGDTTHLRVRHVPEVLDLVLP
- a CDS encoding glycerophosphodiester phosphodiesterase, which translates into the protein MTLVIAHRGASAAHRENTVEAFVAARELGADWVELDVHLLADGALGVHHDPLLGDGRALADLAAADLPAHVPLLPAALDACTGMGVNVEVKGHARTAAAVLAVLDERGGRDEVLVSSFDWAAVDAVRAAAPGVPTALLAFLLDDPARLVAAAARRGCAAVHPHAGMADPGLVAAAHDAGLAVNVWTVDDPVRMAELVAAGVDGIVTNVPDVARQVVDAAQL
- a CDS encoding DUF4406 domain-containing protein, with amino-acid sequence MTGPMQALDETRLLLQAFEVLSGDSRIAYLSTPITSGRRELALLRRLGCTLPELRRDHAATWRREVIEPNEEDADRHAEIARKRLAPELVANPARLRHGAWTQDQYNAFWTALLEERADRVVLAPDWMYSRGARIEVGAAVRLGIPLEDLLGSPVTPAAVAEADRAVRAELAADGWPAAWLDHYLTALPSPPDGAPPVPGEDYDVERSAAAALRWLVGERAYQVRKFGTATDDAHTAEGLGDDGWWWRQLTTYFHRARVLTLANPLGRQALAKFTATAVGLLESVVRVHGELPPPGVPSGDVGGGDGGGRSPRP